gaTTTACGCATGTGTTTGGTTTTCGAAAATAGTCGAGTACAATTCTTTTCTACTCCTTTCTTGTGTTTGTCATACGATTTTgagcactgtgaggagtcgactgtatatgggtaGGAATCTCAACCATGACGtgacccttacgcggtgggggatataaccgctatatggcctcgcccccttagaggagtaaaaattagggactgatatcagtaaaccatagaaaatagatgaatctcagtgtttggtcaatgttatgcatgtgtTTTGAATTATGTATGCAAGTCATGTGTTACGAAATTTATGCATATTGCGATATTGTGCTCGATACGCCCCCActtactgagtattcccaaaatactcacccccttacaatCATTTCTCAGATAAGCCAGAGGAAGAACTCGAGGAGGAAGAGTCTGAAAAATTCTTGGGATGGTGAATGTTCAAGAATTTAgattaagtttaaagtttattaTGATTATTCAGTTTTACGTTTCCACATTAAACTCTGTCGTTTTGATTTCGGGATTGTAAAGACAATTGTTATTTCctttgaattatgatatataaactggttttggtttatactgtgctacgaggctggttgttttcgattgtgtgattgttaactAAAACACCGCTGTCAACCCTGAgcttcggggcgtgacatttaagtggtatcagagccgccaggttcataatccgattggggaaaaatgagaaaattttacaaaaaaaaaatttcgatgGAATTTTCGAGAAAGGCCGATGTTATCCCCTCCGAAACGGCCCAAATCGCGAAATTCCTTCGTTTAGGCCTCCAAAACCTCGTTTTTGCAGTTTTAGGAAATATTCGTAGACCCTATAACTTCCCATAGGAAATTCTGAATCCAATTCCGTCAATTGTTctggaatcctctcgacatatGCTTCGAACCCATGTGTCTAATTccaaactttccatttttggaaaaaaaataattgtatATATTTCTCGAAAATTTCATATACATAGCATATTTTCTTTTGTTCTATATTATCTCTTTCCGATTCTGAGCATTTTCATTTTtgatttcaggaaatggctccaTCGACTCCCCTGCGATTCCGCACTCGTGCCCAAGATGCTATTCATATGAAGCAGCTTGCCCTTGATTATCAGTCGCGCCAGATTAAGCGACTTAGAGCCAGACTAGGTGAGAAGAGACGAGAGATTGAGACCCTAGCCACAGAAAAGGAGGAGATTCGGGTCCAGCTCAACAAGGCGATCTATCAGGGAGAGCTGGTGAGAGGAGACAACATGAACTTTAGGGAAGTCATAGAGCAGAGCCTGTATCGAGAGGGAAGGCTGCGAGAAGATATGGAGTGGTACCGAAAGGAGCTGGAGGAAGAGAGACAGCAAAATGCCAGAGATAAGAAGAGACTGGAGAATTCATGTGAGGCTGTGAGCAGCCTTGAGACTCTGAAGAGCCAGGTCAAGCAGAAGAAGAAGGAGTATGAGCAACACCAACAGCATGCCAGTGATCTGTTGGACGAGGCGGATGCAGAGATACATGAGTTGAAGGCGCAAGTGGCACAGCTTACTGGAGAGAATGCCCAACTCACACAGATGATAGAGTTACTTCTTGAAGACGAGCTAGAGGAGGAGTCGAAAGAGGAAGAGCCTATAGAGATAGATGAGCCTATAGCAGCCGTTGGAGATGAAGAGATAGAGGACTAGAGTATTTTAGTGACCTTTCCTTTATTACAAGGAGTTTATTTTCTCATTGTTGCTATATTATTTCATTCAGTTCGATTGTTTCCATTCAGTTGTTTCTCTATATTCGAAATAAATAAAgttatgtttatttattaatttcagTTGTTCCAGCATAACTTATTCATCCAATCATATCGTTATGCACAACAAATTCTTAGTAACGTTTAAATTGTAGGAGATGGCCAGTAGACCTCCGAGACAAAACCGCAACCCCCGCTATGCTAACAACAACCATGCCAACGAGGAGGACAATGGACCTCTTCCTGGGTTCAGTCTTAACCAAGCAtacttgatggctatagccactaTCGTGGCAACGACACCGCAAGGGTTAGTAAACCTGAATGTCAATcagccaccaccacctccaccacagCACAGAATCAAGTTCCACTATGAATCCCTCCACAAGAACAGGTGTCCAACCTTCAGTGGACTGCTGACCTTGAAGTTAGCCAGAGCTGGCTGAAAAGGTGGAGACTCGGCTGCGACTATTGGAAGTTCCCGAGGCACTGAAAGTTGACGTGATTGTGCCTTTCCTGGAGGATAAAGCAGGCAATGGTGGGAAGCAATCTCGCCAGCCATGATAGCTGCGGGACCAATCACATGGCAGCATTTTCGAGAAGCTTTTCTGAACAATATTATCCAGCCGATGTCAGACtgcaaaaattgagtgagtttgaaaatttCATTCAAGCTCTGGATATGTCAGTTGTGGAATACACCTCTCAGTTCAATGCCCTTGGATCTTATGTTCCAGAAATCATGGCAGATGAAGTCCTAAAATTGCATCGTTTTAAGAAGGGGTTGAACAGCAGGATCCAATCAGCTCTAGCAGTCTACCAACCTGCCAACTTTTCAGACCCGATGGGTGCGGCTATCCGAGCCGAAGATGACATTCATCGAAGAGAAGGGAAAAACAGAAACAAGCAACCTCTTAACAGCCAGTCTTCTCGAGGAAGACTAATGTTCAAAAGGCCCAATCAGTCAGGTGGACCTCCCTCAGGGCTATCCCCCGCCACTAGCTATCAAGGACTCAAGTCATGCCTAATATGTGGCTTCAGACACGCCGGGGAATGCCGAAGGGCCAGCGGTGTATGCTTTGGATATGGGAAATCAGGACATATAATTGCAGAGTGTCCTACCGCCGTCAATCGATCAGCAGGGCCGAACAAAGGAACTGGACCAATTGTGGGAGCAGGCCCTAGTAAACCAAATGAGGACAAACCTAACGCCAGGGTCTTTGCCATGACTCAGGAAGAGGAAGACGACGCAAATGAAGTCGTGTCAGGTACCATCCTAATTCAAAAAGTGTCTGCTTATGCGTTATTTGACTGTGGTGCTACACATTCCtttatgtctaagagatttgctaAGAAGTTAGGATGTAAACCCGAGAAACTAACTGAGCCCTTTCGAATAGCCACACCTACAAGTAGGGCCATTGAAACTCACGAAATTTACAGAGATTGTAAAATTAGTATTGATAACCAGACTTTTAGCTCCGACTTGATGCAGTTGATCATGGTCGACTTCAACATCATcttaggaatggattggttagcaagaAAAAATGCTATAGTGGATTGTAAAGGAAAGAAGGTCAAACTTTGAATCCCTAATCAGGAAGAAGTCGTGTATCATGGTAAATCCAAGGGAATTTGGGAGAAGAACtgaaatacgaagaagtccccATCAGAATTGCGGACACcaatgaacaagttcttagacGATGAACCATTACTTATGTCAAACTGCAGTGGTCCAACCACAAAGagcgagaagcaacttgggaagtcGAGGAGAAGATGCGAAAGGAGTATCTCTACCTATTTGGTGACCAAGCCAACTCAAGTTTCggggacgaaacttctcataaagagggagggatgtgagccGAATTTTATTCAACCTATTTAATTAATCATGTCTAAGGAAATTTAAGAGCTTAGGATCTTGGAATATGGTATTAAGTGGGaaatatattgaaaatccttgtattggaaattttattattgaaaatctTAATTATCCAGtcaaaaatattcaaaaatttggGAAGGGGATTTACAAGATTGAGATATCCTACAAGATCTAAAGGATTAAGGCATGATATTGtaatcaaattttcgaaattctatAATATTCTATGCCTAAATATTGTGAAGCATGGATACAAGGAAGCATACAAGGTAAATTGGAAATAATCCATCAAACTTTGGGCACAAATCATGGACCTATCAACCTATATTTTCGAACCAAGTGAGGGCAATGGATAAAGGAATGAATATCACACTTTGGTAGCTAAATAACTCAAATATGGGATGGTGTTTTGGAGTAAAATATTGTGAGATTTGAGGCAATTTTGGGCATGATTGGACTACCATACTTAGTCCCATCCTCCTCCCCTATAAATAGTCCATCAATCCCTAGCATTCTCTACACCTCAAACTCGAAATTCCCTTGTTGCAATTTCGAAATTCCAGCAGCTCCCCTAGCCAAAAATCTGCTAAAAAATCGTCCCAAAGTTGGCCTAGCAATCGAGCCGAAGCGCTGCCCAAGTGAAGAGCAAGAAGTTATCCAAGTCTAGCATCGTGCACTACACGTGTGCACTCCACGTTTTTAGCATCAATatatactgtaagtgggcttgtatTAAACTTGCAATTTTTCGGATTTATGCATGTGTTCGGTTTTCGAAAATAGTCGAGTAAAATTCTTCTTCTAATCCTTTCTTGTTTTTGTCATACGATTTTGAGCACTGTGAGGAATCGACTGtgtatgggtgggaatcccaaccatgacatGACCCTTACGAGGTGGGGGATATAACCGCTATATGGCCTTGCCCCCTttgaggagtaaaaattagggactgatatcagtaaatcatagaaagtagatgaatctcagtgttTGGTTAATGTTATGCATGTGTTATAACTTATGTATGCAAGCCGTTTgtttcgaaatttatgcatgttgcaATATTGTGCTCGATACGCCCCCACTTGttgagtattcccaaaatactcaccttCCTTACAATCTTTTCCCAGATAAGCCTGAGAAAGAACTCGAGGAGGAAGAGTTTGAACAATTCTGGGGATGATGAATGTTTAAGAATTTAgattaagtttaaagtttattaTGATTATTCAGTTTTACGTTTCCCCATTAAACTCCGTCGTTTTGATTTCGGGATTGTAAAGACAATTGTTATTTCctttgaattatgatatataaactggttttggtttatagTGTGCTACGAGACTGGTTGTTtccgattgtgtgattgttaaacaacgccggtgtcaaccctGAGCTTCGGGACGTGACATGAGCTATTTTAGTTTAAgctatttatttgtattatattATTCTGCTGCGCCAAGCATAACGAAATAGATTGTCACTTTATTTGTTGGGAAATTCGGGATGGTTCGATTAAACTCCTACCCATTCGATTGCACCTTCAGCTCGCTGAAATGTTCATGAAGCCCCTTCAATATTCGACGTTGTCTTAGTTGATGTCCAAGCTTTCTGTAAAGAACACTTGCAGTCCATCTTGCGGGAGACATTAAAGTTAGTAATTACTTTATGATCAAAGGAAGTTAACAAAAATGGTGGTTACTGATTTTTCATTCAACTTCAATTAACAGTTTATCTCTATGATAATCTTTGTAACTCTTAGATTAAAGATTTGAAATACAATCTATAGGATAGCATGAACAAATCCTATATTCTTGAATCACGCTGAGACCTAATTTTTACacaaaaatacttttacttaaataCAAAAACATGATGATATTTCAAGTTATAATCACCTAAATACCCAATCATCGAGGCTTGAGCAATATAACATCAGTAGTTGAAAAgggaaaaaagaagaagaaggaaaCAAAAACATTCCATTTTCATTTCATTGTCCGATCTTGGCAAGACATCCTTGTCTTGGTCGACGGATTGTAAATCAATCTTCAATGGATTCGATAGCCATGTGAAGTGGGCCCAATATTTGTACTCATGAAATACACTGGACATGAACAAACAAATTACGTCAAAGTgcaaggtaaaaacttgtgtgagacagtctcacgggtcgtattctgtgatacagatatcttatttaagtcattcatgaaaaaatattactttttatgctaaaagtattacttttattgtgaatatcggaaggattgacccgtctcagagataaagattcgtgagaccgtctcacagaagACCTACTCAAAGTTCAAATATACTGTCAagttgattaaaaaaataattttttttatctttacatTAAGATTTTATTTAGGACATCCACATTGGTTGATGCTATAATACTTATCATATGATCAAAAAGCGTGAGGTTTATATGCCACTTACACATTATATTAAAACATTCGTTCTCTCACATTCATTATAACATCGACattcattatttatgggtctCACTGTCAACTCATctatttttattcttattttacattaaataaatacaattttaattttatttacacacttcaaatttttattaattaaaatagataatactgttatttttaatttttttttacttcaaATTACTTCATCTTATGTTACGAgtgtaatttatttaaaattcaaattttattataaatttgaaatgaaagattacaacataaagaaaataaaatcagAATTGcatacaatttaaaaaaaatcctatatttttttgtttataaatttcggataaaaaaatataagatttaagaaataaatattaaaaatagagCTAAGACAATGAATATAGTAGGGAGGAGATTTTGACTGATTTATGATGTAAAATAATGTGTTTGAATGAATGAAATAATTTGGGGCAAAAATATGAATATTCAtagattaaattttttattttttaattgaactttaattttaattaatttcctaaaccaaaaaaatgaaaatattaaaatttaatttaaaaaaataaaagaaaagggTGGAAAGCCCACGTGGTGTGGCCTTCCATCCCAAGCTCTCCATGGCTCGTGCTCAACGCCAAGTATACCCACTCAAAATAGGTGGCAGTACTTGTTTTTCAGATGTGGGTTTTCAGTAAACAGCCTCTAACCTCAGATTAATGTTGGTgttcttacaaaatatttaaaatcctCAAACATAACGAAAAATACAAAATAGTAAATTTGACTACCTGCTAATGCCAACATTTGCAGACCATATTGTTCTGTGGGATGCAGCAGAATACACTGCAAatacaaattattttatttattgttaccAAAAAAAAAGTGACATTGTATT
This genomic interval from Primulina tabacum isolate GXHZ01 unplaced genomic scaffold, ASM2559414v2 Contig369, whole genome shotgun sequence contains the following:
- the LOC142534112 gene encoding uncharacterized protein LOC142534112, which codes for MVGSNLASHDSCGTNHMAAFSRSFSEQYYPADVRLQKLSEFENFIQALDMSVVEYTSQFNALGSYVPEIMADEVLKLHRFKKGLNSRIQSALAVYQPANFSDPMGAAIRAEDDIHRREGKNRNKQPLNSQSSRGRLMFKRPNQSGGPPSGLSPATSYQGLKSCLICGFRHAGECRRASGVCFGYGKSGHIIAECPTAVNRSAGPNKGTGPIVGAGPSKPNEDKPNARVFAMTQEEEDDANEVVSGTILIQKVSAYALFDCGATHSFMSKRFAKKLGCKPEKLTEPFRIATPTSRAIETHEIYRDCKISIDNQTFSSDLMQLIMVDFNIILGMDWLARKNAIVDCKGKKWSNHKEREATWEVEEKMRKEYLYLFGDQANSSFGDETSHKEGGM